Proteins from a genomic interval of Nematostella vectensis chromosome 5, jaNemVect1.1, whole genome shotgun sequence:
- the LOC5501774 gene encoding uncharacterized protein LOC5501774, with amino-acid sequence MGKLHASSAVKSASKETSLKRHYRLQDRNKVKKRFCLAEININDENREPDVGKDEVPDGEPDEVDEGSELRIETIFKDCKDQPESTLTRTVSTQTELTLADLDNLEKNITCDYNPFKSRKSFEDDPDKLKFYTGLPAMTVFMTVLNLISPGLALRESLNKFEQLLSTLMRLRLNLPVVDLGYRFTIHPSTVSRIFQSCIQVMYTSMSFLVHWPDRDQLKLTMPLSFCQKFSSCSVIIDCFEVFIDRPSELLARAQTWSSYKHHNTAKFLIGITPQGTVSFISKGWGGRASDKFITEHSGFLKNLLPGDLVLADRGFDIQDSCGLYCARLQIQASLKASPSCLQ; translated from the coding sequence ATGGGGAAGCTACACGCTTCCAGCGCCGTGAAAAGTGCGTCCAAAGAAACAAGTCTCAAAAGACATTATCGCTTACAAGATAGGAATAAAGTAAAGAAACGTTTCTGTCTGGCGGAGATAAACATAAATGATGAAAACCGCGAGCCAGACGTAGGAAAAGATGAAGTACCAGATGGAGAACCGGACGAAGTAGACGAAGGATCAGAATTAAGAATTGAAACCATTTTTAAAGACTGCAAAGACCAGCCTGAATCGACTTTAACCAGAACTGTCTCCACACAAACAGAGCTTACCTTAGCCGACCTTGataatttggaaaaaaatatcacctGTGACTATAACCCGTTTAAAAGTAGAAAAAGCTTTGAAGATGACCCCGACAAATTAAAGTTCTACACTGGCCTACCAGCTATGACAGTATTCATGACAGTCCTGAACTTGATCAGCCCAGGACTTGCGTTAAGGGAAAGTCTTAACAAATTCGAGCAACTTCTTTCGACCCTAATGCGACTTCGTTTGAACTTACCTGTTGTGGACCTTGGCTACCGATTCACCATTCACCCTTCTACTGTTTCCAGAATATTTCAGAGTTGTATACAAGTTATGTACACAAGCATGAGCTTCCTTGTTCATTGGCCAGACAGAGATCAGCTGAAACTCACTATGCCTTTAAGTTTTTGTCAAAAGTTTTCTTCCTGTTCTGTTATTATTGACTGCTTTGAAGTTTTTATTGACCGTCCATCGGAATTACTTGCCCGTGCTCAGACCTGGTCCTCCTACAAGCATCACAACACAGCTAAATTTCTAATTGGTATCACACCACAGGGCACTGTTTCATTTATTTCTAAGGGATGGGGTGGACGAGCTTCTGACAAGTTTATAACTGAACATTCCGGCTTTCTGAAGAATTTGCTTCCCGGAGACCTCGTGTTAGCGGACAGAGGATTTGACATCCAAGATAGCTGTGGGCTGTATTGTGCTCGTTTGCAAATCCAAGCTTCACTAAAGGCAAGCCCCAGCTGTCTCCAATAG